A region of Eschrichtius robustus isolate mEscRob2 chromosome 19, mEscRob2.pri, whole genome shotgun sequence DNA encodes the following proteins:
- the KDELR1 gene encoding ER lumen protein-retaining receptor 1 — MNLFRFLGDLSHLLAIILLLLKIWKSRSCAGISGKSQVLFAVVFTARYLDLFTNYISLYNTCMKVVYIACSFTTVWMIYSKFKATYDGNHDTFRVEFLVVPTAILAFLVNHDFTPLEILWTFSIYLESVAILPQLFMVSKTGEAETITSHYLFALGVYRTLYLFNWIWRYHFEGFFDLIAIVAGLVQTVLYCDFFYLYITKVLKGKKLSLPA; from the exons ATGAATCTCTTCCGATTCCTGGGAGACCTCTCCCACCTCCTAGCCATCATCTTGCTACTGCTCAAAATCTGGAAGTCCCGCTCGTGTGCCG GGATTTCGGGGAAGAGCCAAGTCCTGTTTGCTGTTGTGTTCACTGCCCGCTACTTGGACCTCTTCACCAACTACATCTCACTCTACAACACGTGCATGAAG GTGGTCTACATCGCCTGTTCTTTCACCACGGTCTGGATGATTTACAGCAAGTTCAAAGCCACTTACGATGGGAACCACGACACGTTCCGAGTGGAGTTCCTCGTTGTTCCCACGGCCATCCTGGCGTTCTTGGTCAACCATGACTTTACCCCTCTAGAG ATCCTCTGGACCTTCTCCATCTACCTGGAGTCCGTGGCCATCCTGCCGCAGCTGTTCATGGTGAGCAAGACGGGCGAGGCGGAGACCATCACCAGCCACTACTTGTTTGCGCTGGGTGTCTACCGCACGCTCTATCTCTTCAACTGGATCTGGCGCTACCACTTCGAAGGCTTTTTCGACCTCATCGCCATCGTGGCGGGCCTGGTCCAGACGGTCCTCTACTGTGATTTCTTCTACCTCTACATCACCAAAG tcCTCAAGGGGAAGAAGCTGAGTTTGCCGGCGTAG